A genomic window from Coccinella septempunctata chromosome 9, icCocSept1.1, whole genome shotgun sequence includes:
- the LOC123320072 gene encoding uncharacterized protein LOC123320072, with protein sequence MMKKIPPMYQHNSLPRKSNFNRNAPARRSAGAEPLVEYFVPRSISEFDLSMASEDAATAGNFLPLTVRVPRRVISKQKEKMVTFEDELAIRADNPNFNDVFM encoded by the exons ATGATGAAGAAAATACCGCCGATGTACCAGCACAACAGCCTGCCGCGAAAGAGCAATTTCAACAGGAATGCCCCTGCCAGGAGGTCTGCAG GTGCTGAACCGCTGGTAGAATACTTCGTGCCGAGAAGCATAAGCGAATTCGACCTCTCCATGGCCTCTGAGGACGCCGCAACCGCCGGCAACTTCCTCCCGCTCACCGTAAGGGTGCCAAGGAGGGTCATCTCCAAGCAGAAGGAGAAGATGGTCACCTTCGAGGACGAGTTGGCCATCAGGGCGGACAACCCGAACTTCAACGACGTGTTCATGTGA